The Deltaproteobacteria bacterium genome window below encodes:
- a CDS encoding VWA domain-containing protein, with protein MSAGFPFALAALVLAVPLVAAYLHRRRRVEKRVPSLLLLRVIAGTSRPTRRAWSRPRHLVSLVLVLLALVGLVLALVDLHDEHDRPRDFVVVFDTSASMGASDGSTRLQHGIEAVDTALGALRPGDRVALVTTGAQTLVRVGLTEDHGRVREVLGTLTPEGGSQGAAAALRIADAICRAGEDGSIVLVSDLVGVDIPATSCPVEHIAVGRDGPNAGIVALSVREADALGLSEIHVGLTSTMGRVQEVELTLDVDGAVVDVLSLDLPANGEIEKLHRVPLPPGERVGARITHLREDALVEDDAASVARQAGGRVAVLLVAQTRLSFTAEALRLHPRVDLRVIGPQDALAPEERFDLVVLEADYQAGPLPFAPKLVAFGTTPTRLGALASGKVESPEILRWSYDHPLFRFVDLQNLDITEALVLVPTEEQTSLLDIEAGSLAVTGRFDGRDMVYLAFSPVASDLVLRVAFVNFMANLVEWAAPPPPERDDARQGVLSLTESHLAPPPKHGDAAPRFAAGTLAGAPLWTWLAIAALLALVVEWLLPALVAAVVRLRARASSRRRA; from the coding sequence ATGAGCGCGGGCTTCCCGTTCGCGCTGGCGGCGTTGGTGCTCGCGGTGCCATTGGTCGCGGCGTACCTGCACCGGCGTCGACGCGTCGAGAAGCGCGTGCCGTCGCTGCTGCTGCTGCGCGTGATCGCCGGCACCTCGCGACCGACCCGGCGCGCGTGGTCGCGGCCGCGCCACCTGGTGTCGCTGGTGCTGGTGCTGCTGGCGCTTGTGGGGCTGGTGCTCGCGCTGGTCGATCTGCACGACGAGCACGATCGTCCGCGCGACTTCGTGGTGGTGTTCGACACCTCCGCGAGCATGGGCGCCAGCGACGGCAGCACGCGCCTGCAGCACGGCATCGAGGCGGTCGACACCGCCCTGGGCGCGCTGCGACCGGGCGACCGCGTCGCGCTGGTCACCACCGGCGCGCAGACCCTGGTGCGCGTGGGGCTGACCGAAGATCACGGCCGCGTGCGCGAGGTGCTGGGCACGTTGACGCCCGAGGGCGGCAGCCAGGGCGCCGCCGCGGCGCTGCGCATCGCCGACGCGATCTGCCGCGCGGGCGAGGACGGCTCGATCGTGCTGGTCTCGGATCTGGTCGGCGTCGACATCCCGGCGACCTCGTGCCCGGTCGAGCACATCGCGGTCGGCCGCGACGGACCCAACGCCGGCATCGTGGCGCTGTCGGTGCGCGAGGCCGACGCGCTGGGTCTGTCGGAGATCCACGTCGGGCTCACCTCGACGATGGGCCGCGTGCAGGAGGTCGAGCTCACGCTCGACGTCGACGGCGCGGTGGTCGACGTGCTCTCGCTCGATCTGCCGGCCAACGGCGAGATCGAGAAGCTGCACCGCGTGCCGTTGCCACCCGGCGAGCGGGTCGGCGCTCGCATCACGCACCTGCGCGAGGACGCACTGGTCGAGGACGACGCCGCCAGCGTCGCGCGCCAGGCCGGTGGCCGCGTCGCCGTGCTGCTGGTGGCCCAGACCCGGCTGTCGTTCACCGCCGAGGCGCTGCGTCTGCACCCGCGGGTCGACCTGCGCGTGATCGGCCCACAGGACGCGCTCGCCCCCGAGGAGCGCTTCGACCTCGTGGTGCTCGAGGCCGACTACCAGGCCGGCCCCCTGCCCTTCGCGCCGAAGCTGGTGGCCTTCGGCACCACGCCCACGCGGCTGGGCGCGCTCGCCAGCGGCAAGGTCGAGAGCCCCGAGATCCTGCGATGGTCCTACGACCATCCGCTCTTCCGCTTCGTCGATCTGCAGAACCTCGACATCACCGAGGCGCTGGTGCTGGTGCCGACCGAAGAGCAGACCTCGCTGCTCGACATCGAGGCCGGCAGCCTCGCGGTGACCGGGCGCTTCGACGGCCGCGACATGGTCTACCTCGCCTTCTCACCGGTCGCGAGCGATCTGGTGCTGCGGGTCGCGTTCGTGAACTTCATGGCGAACCTGGTCGAGTGGGCTGCGCCGCCACCACCCGAGCGCGACGACGCGCGACAGGGCGTGCTGTCGCTGACCGAGAGCCACCTCGCGCCGCCACCGAAGCACGGTGACGCCGCGCCCCGCTTCGCCGCCGGCACCCTGGCCGGCGCGCCGCTGTGGACGTGGCTGGCGATCGCGGCCCTGTTGGCGCTGGTGGTCGAGTGGCTGCTGCCGGCGCTGGTCGCTGCGGTGGTGCGTTTGCGGGCTCGAGCTTCGAGCAGGAGGCGCGCGTGA
- a CDS encoding DUF58 domain-containing protein, translating into MHVDRAALSRFVALRLRAPGAATALQAGDRRSAFRGRGLEFADYRPYDPGDDLRLVDWNVYFRLGTALVRQFHEERSLSVKLCLDVSASMDFGTPRKADHGAQLVATLAMIALAHRDPVVLACVGGRQRGLRARAVNLDGMPELLHLLERAEPDGVGDTHTQLVAHLGQGRADRLVFVSDLLQPDGERDALLRLCAASCPRPIVMHVLGPDELDPDLEDVERVVDAETGEQLVIRDGREAKAAYREHLAQWLAGVEARCRALGIQYVRAETTGTTADLVHGPLFRGQVVEHMAGGA; encoded by the coding sequence ATGCACGTCGACCGCGCCGCACTCTCGCGCTTCGTCGCCCTGCGCCTGCGAGCCCCGGGGGCCGCGACCGCGCTGCAGGCAGGTGATCGGCGCTCGGCGTTCCGCGGCCGAGGGCTCGAGTTCGCCGACTACCGACCCTACGACCCCGGCGACGACCTGCGGCTGGTCGACTGGAACGTCTACTTCCGCCTCGGCACCGCGCTGGTGCGGCAGTTCCACGAGGAGCGCAGCCTGTCGGTCAAGCTGTGCCTCGACGTCAGCGCGTCGATGGACTTCGGGACCCCGCGCAAGGCCGACCACGGCGCGCAGCTGGTCGCGACGCTGGCGATGATCGCCCTCGCCCACCGCGACCCGGTCGTGCTCGCGTGCGTCGGTGGGCGCCAGCGTGGGCTGCGGGCCCGCGCGGTGAACCTCGACGGCATGCCCGAGCTGCTGCACCTGCTCGAGCGTGCCGAGCCCGACGGCGTCGGCGACACGCACACCCAGCTGGTCGCGCACCTCGGCCAGGGCCGCGCCGATCGCCTGGTGTTCGTGTCGGACCTGCTGCAGCCCGACGGCGAGCGCGACGCGCTGCTGCGGCTGTGCGCTGCTTCGTGCCCGCGACCGATCGTCATGCACGTGCTCGGCCCCGACGAGCTCGACCCCGATCTCGAGGACGTCGAGCGGGTCGTCGATGCCGAGACCGGCGAGCAGCTCGTCATCCGTGACGGCCGCGAGGCCAAGGCGGCCTATCGCGAACACCTCGCGCAGTGGCTGGCGGGCGTCGAGGCCCGCTGTCGCGCGCTGGGCATCCAGTACGTGCGCGCCGAGACCACCGGCACCACCGCGGACCTCGTGCACGGGCCGCTGTTCCGCGGGCAGGTGGTCGAGCACATGGCGGGGGGGGCATGA
- a CDS encoding AAA family ATPase: protein MNTAIPTAAPLAPTDDRIALAQDALGALKTEIEKRLFGQSSLVLQAIIGLLTRGNILVEGQPGLGKTLLIKVMAEAIDLEFSRIQFTPDLMPADITGSQTLVHDEHGRARLDFRAGPIFSNMVLADEVNRATPKTQSALLEAMQEHAVTVGGVRRTLPEPFLVAATQNPIEMEGTYPLPEAQLDRFLLKLEVEFPSFADLREIGLRTTGRTEDTTTRAMDRATLLDLQNLVRDIVIAPHVAEFAAALTLATHPESPNAPADIKRFVRYGASPRAMQALLLAGRAYALLCGRAWVAEDDIRAIAHPVLRHRMIPSFDAKLEGVTNNRLVDALIASVPNVHAG, encoded by the coding sequence ATGAACACCGCGATTCCCACCGCTGCCCCCCTCGCCCCGACCGACGATCGCATCGCGCTCGCGCAGGATGCCCTCGGCGCGCTCAAGACCGAGATCGAGAAGCGCCTGTTCGGTCAGAGCTCGCTGGTGCTGCAGGCCATCATCGGGCTGCTCACCCGCGGCAACATCCTCGTCGAGGGGCAGCCCGGCCTGGGCAAGACGTTGCTCATCAAGGTGATGGCCGAGGCCATCGACCTCGAGTTCTCGCGCATCCAGTTCACCCCCGACCTCATGCCCGCCGACATCACCGGCAGCCAGACGTTGGTGCACGACGAGCACGGGCGCGCGCGACTCGACTTCCGCGCCGGACCGATCTTCTCGAACATGGTGCTGGCCGACGAGGTCAACCGCGCCACGCCCAAGACCCAGTCGGCGCTGCTCGAGGCGATGCAGGAGCACGCCGTCACGGTCGGCGGGGTGCGCCGGACGCTGCCCGAGCCGTTCCTGGTCGCAGCCACGCAGAACCCCATCGAGATGGAGGGCACCTACCCGCTGCCGGAGGCCCAGCTCGATCGTTTCCTGCTCAAGCTCGAGGTCGAGTTCCCGTCGTTCGCCGACCTGCGGGAGATCGGTCTGCGCACCACCGGCCGCACCGAGGACACCACCACCCGCGCGATGGATCGCGCGACGCTGCTCGACCTGCAGAACCTCGTGCGCGACATCGTGATCGCGCCCCACGTGGCCGAGTTCGCCGCCGCGCTGACGCTCGCGACCCACCCCGAGTCGCCCAACGCCCCCGCCGACATCAAGCGCTTCGTCCGCTACGGCGCCAGCCCCCGCGCGATGCAGGCGCTGTTGCTGGCCGGTCGCGCCTACGCGTTGCTGTGCGGCCGCGCGTGGGTGGCCGAGGACGACATCCGTGCGATCGCCCACCCGGTGCTGCGCCACCGCATGATCCCCAGCTTCGACGCCAAGCTCGAGGGCGTCACCAACAACCGACTGGTCGATGCGCTCATCGCCAGCGTGCCCAACGTGCACGCGGGCTGA